In Cydia pomonella isolate Wapato2018A chromosome 1, ilCydPomo1, whole genome shotgun sequence, one genomic interval encodes:
- the LOC133529590 gene encoding cytochrome b-c1 complex subunit 1, mitochondrial-like, producing MNRISRNLLKVLHRLTFTSKRYSECPHPADFYEPETVMATTDNGIRVCTEQTCFPLACISLFIQTGSRYENPAYNGINHFIEHMAFKGSTCMSKSSIENFTYASGSRLDARTTQEFQRFTITCNPEWVQTATVLLCGIVNQLEMDECDVEREKDNMCLELQDGDRNYKTIVFENLIQSAFQGTSLGLKVIGSSTNIARFDGSMAQTYMCSHYQPWRLVFASSAPVDNGCILANVCNMLNCMPTTCEDSDRGGSRYTASSVIYRDDSKEFLHVAVAFEAPGFLSEDYMSMRVLKNVIGSWSMSNSAIGPWPELAMRCLNTKLCNSFESFYITFGDVGLWGVYFECGKMDSEDFLHNWQNVLKSMCCSLRHSDAVRAKRATKLELFKERAGAYNSSVTMGKEILYRDMRPSLKDYGRAVDILATHELQELAYKMIYNAQPVISAAGPTEGIPDYNRLAASQYWIRW from the coding sequence ATGAACAGGATTTCTAGAAACCTTTTAAAAGTATTACATCGGCTGACATTCACAAGTAAACGTTATTCAGAATGTCCACATCCCGCAGATTTTTACGAGCCTGAGACTGTAATGGCAACAACAGACAATGGGATTAGAGTATGTACTGAGCAGACGTGTTTTCCTCTCGCCTGCATTTCCCTCTTCATCCAGACAGGATCGCGATACGAGAATCCTGCATACAATGGAATAAACCACTTCATAGAACACATGGCATTCAAAGGCTCAACTTGCATGTCCAAATCCTCCATAGAAAACTTCACCTACGCTTCCGGCTCGCGCCTCGACGCTCGAACTACGCAAGAGTTCCAAAGATTCACCATTACATGCAATCCTGAGTGGGTCCAGACCGCTACTGTCCTTCTCTGCGGAATAGTCAACCAATTGGAAATGGACGAGTGCGATGTCGAACGCGAAAAAGATAATATGTGCCTAGAACTGCAAGACGGAGATAGAAACTACAAAACAATAGTTTTCGAGAACTTGATCCAGTCAGCGTTTCAAGGTACGAGTCTAGGTCTAAAGGTGATCGGGTCGTCGACGAATATAGCCCGATTTGATGGCTCCATGGCTCAAACATACATGTGCTCACACTACCAGCCTTGGAGATTGGTGTTCGCGAGCTCCGCTCCCGTTGACAACGGGTGCATACTCGCCAACGTGTGTAACATGCTTAATTGCATGCCCACGACCTGTGAGGACTCCGACCGTGGCGGCAGCAGATATACAGCCTCTTCTGTAATATACCGTGACGATTCTAAAGAATTTCTGCATGTGGCAGTGGCTTTTGAAGCACCTGGCTTTTTAAGCGAGGATTACATGTCTATGCGAGTACTAAAGAATGTAATCGGATCTTGGAGTATGTCGAACTCTGCAATCGGGCCGTGGCCGGAGCTCGCCATGCGTTGCCTTAACACGAAACTCTGTAATAGCTTCGAGAGCTTCTACATAACGTTCGGTGACGTCGGACTTTGGGGGGTATACTTCGAGTGCGGGAAGATGGACTCGGAAGATTTCTTACATAATTGGCAGAATGTTTTGAAATCTATGTGTTGCTCATTGAGACATAGCGACGCTGTGCGCGCGAAGCGGGCGACGAAGTTGGAACTGTTTAAGGAACGAGCTGGCGCTTACAACTCGAGCGTGACTATGGGTAAAGAGATCTTGTATAGGGACATGCGGCCGTCGCTGAAGGATTACGGACGTGCCGTGGACATCTTGGCGACGCATGAGCTGCAGGAGTTAGCATACAAGATGATCTACAACGCGCAGCCGGTGATATCGGCCGCTGGACCGACGGAAGGTATTCCCGACTATAACAGGCTGGCTGCTAGTCAGTATTGGATACGAtggtaa
- the LOC133529597 gene encoding cytochrome b-c1 complex subunit 1, mitochondrial-like, producing the protein MQRLLRRHFIPTLSFTRKYRYPTTFLQFLRNEPQPEHTQLLNGVNVVTLQKEGCKACVGIFADIGSRYELEFENGIAHLFEHIVFKTTKCTSKTDMRKKINALGIKLHAFTTRELVGYYAYCLPENVNDAITILSECVMNNALACDDICSEKLIIYEEIIQQDTDPKHLVFDYLHSSAFQGTSLANTVLGTTSNLYKIDQALTHQYLQRIMHPCRFCLCAVGAVCHEPIVELASKVLCWTVPSPCKETLYRYTGSDVRYRNDALARAYVAYALEGPAFSNIDMVFMDLAAALIGGWDRTQIGDRNHGVAVARRASLGDFCDSYKSFNIKYKDTSLWGVQFISPSLQLEDMLYTLQDSLLGMCTIVTEGEVERAKEQLKSKLLYETATCYGAAKDLATHMLYNCCHWPSIPDRLEFIDKISLEDFKSTLYDYIYNKCPVISAVGATEGLPDYTRIRGSQYWLRL; encoded by the exons ATGCAAAGATTACTTCGCCGCCATTTCATACCCACGCTTTCTTTTACTCGCAAATACCGATATCCAACTACCTTCCTTCAATTCCTACGGAACGAACCTCAGCCCGAACATACGCAACTTCTTAATGGTGTCAATGTTGTGACATTGCAGAAAGAGGGATGCAAGGCCTGTGTAGGTATATTTGCGGACATTGGATCGCGGTACGAGTTGGAATTCGAAAATGGCATCGCACACCTGTTCGAGCATATCGTTTTTAAGACTACTAAGTGTACGTCGAAGACGGATATGAGGAAGAAGATTAATGCTTTAg GTATCAAATTACACGCGTTCACCACTAGAGAGCTGGTGGGCTACTACGCCTACTGCCTGCCCGAGAACGTAAATGACGCCATCACCATTTTGTCCGAGTGCGTCATGAACAACGCCCTCGCCTGCGACGACATCTGCAGCGAGAAACTCATCATCTACGAGGAAATCATCCAGCAAGACACAGACCCTAAACATTTAGTCTTCGACTATCTACATTCCAGCGCTTTCCAAGGCACCAGTCTAGCAAACACTGTGCTAGGCACAACAAGCAATCTTTACAAAATAGATCAGGCCCTAACACACCAGTATTTGCAGAGAATAATGCATCCGTGTAGATTCTGCTTATGTGCTGTAGGCGCTGTGTGTCATGAGCCGATAGTCGAGCTGGCGAGCAAGGTTTTATGTTGGACCGTACCAAGTCCATGTAAGGAAACACTGTACAGATATACCGGGTCGGATGTACGCTACAGAAACGACGCATTAGCAAGAGCGTACGTAGCTTACGCCTTAGAAGGTCCAGCGTTTAGTAACATAGATATGGTGTTCATGGACTTGGCTGCGGCTTTGATAGGTGGCTGGGATAGAACGCAAATCGGAGATAGAAATCATGGGGTGGCAGTCGCTAGAAGAGCTTCGCTCGGTGATTTCTGCGATTCTTATAAATCGTTCAACATAAAGTATAAGGACACTTCGCTTTGGGGCGTTCAGTTTATATCCCCCTCGTTGCAACTGGAAGACATGCTTTACACCCTTCAGGACTCCTTGCTTGGTATGTGCACGATAGTTACTGAAGGCGAAGTAGAGAGAGCTAAAGAGCAATTGAAGAGCAAGTTACTTTACGAGACGGCCACTTGTTATGGCGCAGCGAAAGACTTAGCGACTCATATGTTGTACAACTGTTGTCACTGGCCATCGATACCAGACAGGTTGGAATTTATAGATAAGATATCATTGGAGGACTTTAAGAGTACGCTGTATGACTACATTTACAATAAATGTCCGGTCATCTCGGCAGTGGGTGCCACAGAGGGTTTGCCAGATTATACCAGGATTAGGGGTAGCCAATATTGGCTTAGACTTTAA